One stretch of Penaeus chinensis breed Huanghai No. 1 chromosome 27, ASM1920278v2, whole genome shotgun sequence DNA includes these proteins:
- the LOC125039653 gene encoding uncharacterized protein LOC125039653, whose amino-acid sequence MYLGLCLLLLSSTTALAFYNEVDASSVTSPVPCGSWVWIPTGASVTFTSPNYPDDYTWTKCYWKFYANSSDAQIEINCSDFQLQDSFLGLCLNDVLTIGAGLFTCKSFCGSEGPQSELVNSQWASVKFTADLFTHYRGFTCTATAVGDTKKPVITIAAPVAVTTPAPVITTTAPVVVTTTAPVVVTTTAPVVVRTTAPVVVTTTAPVVVTTTAPVVVRTTAPVVVTTTALP is encoded by the exons ATGTATCTTGGCCTGTGTCTCCTGCTGTTATCGTCAACAACG GCGTTGGCGTTTTACAACGAAGTCGATGCTTCTTCAG TGACCTCGCCCGTGCCGTGTGGGTCGTGGGTTTGGATTCCCACAGGGGCCAGTGTCACTTTCACCTCGCCCAATTACCCCGACGACTATACCTGGACGAAGTGTTACTGGAAGTTTTAC GCTAACTCCTCTGACGCCCAGATTGAGATCAACTGCTCAGACTTCCAACTGCAAGATAGCTTTTTAGGATTGTGTCTCAATGATGTATTAACCATAGGGGCCGGGCTGTTCACATGCAAAAG CTTCTGTGGCAGCGAAGGACCGCAATCGGAGCTCGTGAATTCCCAGTGGGCTAGCGTCAAGTTCACGGCAGATCTGTTCACTCACTATAGAGGGTTCACCTGTACCGCCACCGCTGTTGGAGACACTAAGAAACCAGTGATCACCATAGCGGCACCAGTGGCCGTCACAACCCCAGCCCCAGTGATCACAACCACAGCCCCAGTGGTCGTCACAACCACAGCCCCCGTGGTCGTCACAACCACAGCCCCAGTGGTCGTCAGAACTACAGCCCCAGTGGTCGTCACAACCACAGCACCAGTGGTCGTCACAACCACAGCCCCCGTGGTCGTCAGAACCACAGCACCAGTGGTCGTCACAACCACAGCCCTACCCTGA
- the LOC125039654 gene encoding tolloid-like protein 2, protein MSYLGLCLLLLSSATALAFYNEVDGSSVTSPVPCGSWVWIPTGASVTFTSPNYPDDYTWTKCYWKFYANSSDAQIEINCSDFQLQDSVLGVCLSDVLTIESGLFNCKSFCGSEGPQSELVNSQWASVKFKADLLTHYRGFTCTATAVGNSKTQWSRQRHQWPSQPQPQ, encoded by the exons ATGTCGTACCTTGGCCTGTGTTTGCTGCTGCTATCATCAGCAACG GCGTTGGCGTTTTACAACGAAGTTGATGGTTCTTCAG TGACCTCGCCCGTGCCGTGTGGGTCGTGGGTTTGGATTCCCACAGGGGCCAGTGTCACTTTCACCTCGCCTAATTACCCCGACGACTATACCTGGACGAAGTGTTACTGGAAGTTTTAC GCTAACTCCTCTGACGCCCAGATTGAGATCAACTGCTCAGACTTCCAGCTTCAGGATAGTGTTCTAGGAGTGTGTCTCAGTGATGTACTCACCATAGAGTCCGGGCTGTTCAACTGCAAAAG CTTCTGTGGCAGCGAAGGACCGCAATCGGAGCTCGTGAATTCCCAGTGGGCTAGCGTCAAGTTCAAGGCAGATCTGCTCACTCACTATAGAGGGTTCACCTGTACCGCCACCGCTGTTGGAAACTCTAAGACCCAGTGGTCACGACAACGGCACCAGTGGCCGTCACAACCACAGCCCCAGTGA